Proteins encoded within one genomic window of Tabrizicola piscis:
- a CDS encoding MotA/TolQ/ExbB proton channel family protein: MVKLAVIAVWLCLAGAALAQAVDNPPAVHSEAPDLGTLAAETDAVPQLPGLWATPPAEPLPAATADPLPEATANEPVDTDLLGLVLKAHWVVQAVMGLLALAVVAVLTVFLFKAVEFSLAFSRLRRAGAGLTAGSGLLALPNNCPLAEAARAVQGEMAALPRVLTTDLRASARERLDLALDRIEARAVQRLRSGTGLLASIGAVAPFVGLFGTVFGIMNSFLAIAAAKTTSLVVVAPGIAEALLATGIGLAAAIPAVLLYNRIMRRIATFRHRLADGTAELLRRFSHELDARMTPARTGV; the protein is encoded by the coding sequence ATGGTAAAGCTGGCCGTCATTGCCGTCTGGCTTTGCCTAGCCGGAGCGGCCCTTGCGCAGGCGGTAGACAACCCGCCCGCCGTCCACAGCGAAGCGCCGGATCTGGGCACTCTGGCGGCCGAGACCGACGCAGTACCGCAGCTTCCGGGCCTTTGGGCCACGCCTCCCGCCGAGCCTTTGCCGGCGGCGACGGCCGACCCCCTACCAGAGGCGACAGCCAATGAGCCGGTCGACACCGACCTTCTTGGCCTTGTCCTGAAAGCGCACTGGGTCGTGCAGGCGGTGATGGGGCTTCTGGCGCTGGCGGTGGTCGCGGTGCTGACGGTCTTCCTCTTCAAGGCGGTCGAGTTCTCGCTGGCCTTCTCGCGGCTGCGGCGGGCAGGTGCCGGGCTTACGGCGGGCAGCGGGCTTCTTGCCCTGCCGAACAATTGCCCGCTTGCCGAAGCGGCGCGCGCCGTGCAGGGCGAGATGGCCGCCCTGCCCCGGGTTCTGACCACTGACCTCCGCGCCTCGGCGCGCGAACGGCTGGATCTTGCGCTTGACCGGATCGAGGCGCGCGCCGTCCAGCGCCTGCGCTCGGGCACGGGGCTGCTTGCCTCAATCGGGGCGGTCGCGCCCTTTGTGGGGCTGTTCGGCACGGTATTCGGGATCATGAACAGCTTTCTTGCCATCGCCGCTGCGAAGACCACCAGTCTCGTCGTCGTGGCCCCAGGCATTGCCGAGGCTCTGCTTGCCACCGGCATAGGCCTTGCGGCGGCGATCCCGGCAGTGCTGCTTTACAACCGCATCATGCGCCGCATCGCCACGTTCCGGCACCGCCTTGCCGATGGTACCGCGGAACTTCTCCGCCGGTTCAGCCATGAGCTGGACGCGCGCATGACGCCTGCCCGGACGGGGGTGTGA
- a CDS encoding Crp/Fnr family transcriptional regulator: MKTHDSPLARKLGAFVALSNSDLGVLSDLFRRRRRFVPRKDMIFEGQTNQSAYVMATGWACSYKLLKTGERQIVDFQIPGDFLGLRSVLFRTSDHNIQPITRVDASELTASDLLSAFQRTPRLATAVLWAASRDEAMVVEHLVGLGRRDAIERMAHFLLELYARLRLVGLADRLDYDCPLSQYMLADALGLSAVHVNRVLRQLRDEGLCTFKNGRVVFDNYDGLVDLAGFDRAYLDHEGPLLA, from the coding sequence ATGAAAACACACGACAGCCCTCTGGCCCGCAAGCTGGGTGCGTTTGTGGCGTTATCCAACAGTGATCTTGGCGTTCTGTCCGACCTCTTCCGCAGACGTCGCCGGTTTGTCCCGCGGAAGGACATGATCTTCGAAGGGCAAACGAACCAATCTGCTTATGTGATGGCCACGGGCTGGGCCTGTTCCTATAAGTTGCTGAAGACGGGCGAGCGTCAGATCGTTGATTTTCAGATACCTGGCGACTTTCTTGGATTGCGGTCAGTGCTGTTCCGGACATCCGATCACAACATACAGCCCATAACCCGGGTGGATGCTTCCGAATTGACGGCGAGCGATTTGCTAAGTGCTTTCCAGCGCACCCCGAGGCTGGCCACAGCTGTATTGTGGGCCGCATCGCGCGACGAGGCGATGGTCGTTGAGCACCTGGTCGGCCTGGGGCGTCGTGACGCGATCGAGCGGATGGCCCATTTCCTGCTCGAACTCTACGCACGCCTGCGCCTTGTGGGACTAGCGGACCGTTTGGACTATGACTGCCCGCTTTCGCAGTACATGCTGGCCGACGCCCTGGGGCTAAGTGCGGTCCACGTCAACCGGGTTCTGCGGCAACTGCGCGACGAGGGGCTTTGCACCTTCAAGAATGGCCGCGTGGTGTTTGACAACTACGATGGGCTGGTCGATCTGGCGGGTTTCGACCGCGCCTATCTCGACCATGAAGGCCCCCTGCTGGCATAG
- a CDS encoding energy transducer TonB family protein, producing MIAPRGRRLAGWALAGAGAVALLAGAAALALAADRPPPVLILDLGQLPPTAPSIAAVAEAAPTVVNAPPLPETPEDVIEKTALPAPIVPPETAAAAAVSLPAPDVAVSTDIALPPPPDAPEPASTRPRPRPERLADGAAEEAEPFEKQPVREKTATTVKANAGTAGANATSPATKAKTGGTMSPAAYAKAVLKKVHATRKKPGAGRGTVVIGFTLAPDGALVSAKVLQGSGSESLDQTALDHIRRSAPFPAAPEGAGRSFSFEFVGR from the coding sequence GTGATTGCGCCGCGCGGTCGTCGGCTGGCAGGCTGGGCGCTGGCGGGTGCCGGGGCGGTTGCGCTTCTGGCCGGGGCGGCGGCGCTTGCCCTTGCGGCGGATCGACCGCCACCCGTGCTGATCCTTGATCTCGGCCAGCTTCCCCCCACGGCCCCCAGCATCGCCGCGGTTGCCGAGGCGGCCCCGACTGTGGTCAACGCACCGCCGCTGCCAGAGACCCCGGAAGACGTGATCGAGAAGACCGCTCTGCCCGCACCGATTGTGCCACCCGAAACGGCTGCGGCAGCTGCCGTTTCCCTTCCTGCGCCTGATGTCGCGGTCTCGACCGACATCGCTCTGCCGCCGCCCCCCGACGCGCCCGAGCCTGCGTCAACAAGACCCCGCCCGCGGCCTGAACGTCTGGCAGACGGGGCTGCGGAAGAAGCGGAACCGTTCGAGAAGCAACCCGTCCGAGAGAAGACAGCGACGACTGTCAAGGCAAACGCTGGCACTGCCGGAGCCAACGCCACAAGCCCTGCGACGAAGGCCAAGACGGGGGGAACGATGTCCCCTGCCGCGTATGCTAAAGCGGTCCTGAAGAAAGTTCACGCCACGCGGAAGAAGCCCGGCGCGGGGCGCGGCACGGTCGTTATCGGCTTTACGCTTGCACCGGACGGCGCCCTCGTCTCAGCGAAGGTGCTGCAAGGCTCGGGCAGCGAAAGTCTCGACCAGACTGCCCTCGACCACATCCGCCGCTCTGCACCGTTTCCTGCAGCACCTGAAGGAGCTGGTCGCAGCTTCTCGTTCGAGTTTGTTGGGCGGTAG
- a CDS encoding hemin-degrading factor yields the protein MAKPGPDQIRALRAENPKLRARDFAAQHAITEADLVAAHVGHGATAIVADPDRLLPWVGRLGEVMALTRNDHCVHERIGSYLDYRTGAFAAMVLGPEIDLRVFGKHWVHAFAVEELGEDGPKRSLQVFDAAGDAVHKVHLKPQSNHALWGDLIGNMRLADQARTLTLSLRRPAEAARADSLGAPALRSAWDRMTDTHQFFGMVKDHGMNRLGAYRIAGAPYVDRLEPEAVTQTLTRAAEGRVPVMIFVGNAGCIQIHGGPIERITPMGPWINVMDPRFNLHLRADRIAEVYRVWKPTRTGDVFSVEAFAADGELILQIFGYRKNTLAQPWIDLTRALPLLERVPA from the coding sequence ATGGCCAAGCCCGGCCCCGACCAGATCCGCGCCCTTCGCGCCGAAAACCCCAAACTCCGCGCCCGTGATTTCGCCGCGCAGCACGCCATCACCGAGGCCGATCTGGTCGCCGCCCATGTCGGCCACGGGGCCACGGCGATTGTGGCTGACCCGGACCGTCTGTTGCCTTGGGTCGGACGGCTGGGCGAGGTCATGGCGTTGACCCGGAACGACCATTGCGTGCATGAGCGGATCGGCAGCTACCTTGACTACCGCACGGGTGCCTTTGCGGCGATGGTGCTGGGGCCAGAGATCGACCTGCGGGTCTTTGGCAAGCACTGGGTCCACGCCTTCGCGGTGGAGGAGTTGGGCGAGGATGGCCCGAAACGCAGCCTGCAAGTCTTCGATGCGGCGGGCGACGCGGTTCACAAGGTCCACCTTAAACCGCAATCTAACCATGCGCTGTGGGGCGATCTGATCGGCAACATGCGGCTGGCCGATCAGGCGCGGACCTTGACCCTCAGCCTCCGCCGCCCGGCCGAGGCCGCCCGCGCCGACAGTCTTGGTGCGCCTGCCTTGCGCAGCGCGTGGGACAGAATGACCGACACGCACCAGTTTTTTGGGATGGTGAAGGACCACGGCATGAACCGGCTAGGGGCCTACCGCATTGCGGGCGCGCCTTATGTCGACCGGCTGGAGCCGGAGGCCGTCACCCAGACGCTGACCCGTGCCGCCGAAGGCCGGGTTCCGGTGATGATCTTCGTCGGCAACGCTGGGTGCATCCAGATCCACGGCGGGCCAATCGAGCGGATCACCCCCATGGGCCCCTGGATCAACGTGATGGACCCGCGCTTCAACCTCCATCTCCGCGCCGACCGGATCGCTGAAGTCTACCGCGTCTGGAAACCGACCCGCACCGGCGATGTGTTCAGCGTCGAGGCTTTCGCGGCTGATGGCGAGTTGATCCTGCAAATCTTCGGCTACCGCAAGAACACTCTGGCCCAGCCATGGATCGACCTGACCCGGGCCCTCCCGCTGCTCGAAAGGGTGCCGGCATGA
- a CDS encoding ferritin-like domain-containing protein, with protein MPMENIPQEPPVRSVAEETLIANLRNAHALEKQVIAVLKPQLGLLVDYPDLQAKITQHIAESRQQANRLQTALEACGSSTSMVKDALLSVMGLGQSSVQGFSSDAVLKAIVADMMTEHLEIATYRTLIVLAEMAGKSEICPALEASLQEEEAMAEWFSQNLEQLTRRYIELEAAKVLAAELAEQERARKREEMAAEKRSADADGVPRPNPAADPFSRGPSDPAPAPNASRESDAAGDVELKRPPTGVSGP; from the coding sequence ATGCCTATGGAAAATATCCCCCAAGAGCCGCCCGTCCGCAGTGTCGCGGAAGAAACGCTTATCGCCAACCTGCGCAATGCGCATGCGTTGGAAAAGCAGGTCATCGCGGTCCTGAAACCACAATTGGGCTTGCTGGTCGACTATCCCGACCTGCAGGCGAAGATCACCCAGCATATTGCGGAAAGCCGCCAGCAAGCCAATCGCCTTCAGACGGCTCTGGAAGCCTGTGGCAGCTCGACATCCATGGTGAAGGATGCGTTGCTCAGTGTGATGGGGCTTGGACAATCCTCGGTGCAAGGCTTCAGTTCCGACGCGGTGCTCAAGGCTATCGTGGCCGACATGATGACCGAACATCTGGAAATTGCGACCTATCGCACGTTGATCGTCCTGGCAGAGATGGCAGGGAAATCAGAGATTTGCCCTGCGCTGGAGGCATCGCTGCAGGAAGAGGAGGCGATGGCCGAGTGGTTCAGCCAAAACCTTGAGCAGCTTACCCGGCGGTATATTGAACTGGAGGCCGCAAAGGTTCTTGCGGCCGAACTTGCAGAGCAGGAAAGGGCCCGGAAGCGAGAGGAAATGGCTGCAGAAAAGCGGTCAGCTGATGCAGACGGCGTTCCGCGGCCAAACCCTGCGGCAGATCCGTTTTCAAGAGGACCCTCAGACCCCGCACCGGCACCGAACGCATCTCGCGAGAGCGACGCCGCAGGGGATGTGGAACTGAAACGGCCGCCAACAGGCGTCAGCGGGCCTTAA
- a CDS encoding FAD-NAD(P)-binding protein, giving the protein MGRIAIVGTGPTGIYAFQRLLEAAPEGEITLFEKGEKIGLGMPYSPEVSSKSMLANIASIEIPPITTTYLDWLEDQPESLLRSYGVDPDVLDERHFTPRLLLGEYFQDQLLVLVDQALASGMQVEIHEQTEVVDVTAEDGALFVTTADGSVEGPFERVILATGHDFPDADEATRSYFPSPWSGLIDAEVPAVRVGVMGTSLSSIDAAMAVANQHGRFRRKGGALSFETEAKGLHITLMSWTGVLPEADFYCPLPYEPLQIMTEAAVADCAAQARPLDALFELMRAEITLSDPGYAERIGLAGLTADTFAAAYFAAREVQDPFRWARKNLEEVEHNKAHRITVPWRYALLRMHETVEAIVPDLSTSERQRFDDGLKTVFVDNYAAVPSESIRRLLALHDAGVLSILALGKDYDLDRQTDRTVIRTQSETHVFDVFIDARGQKALTSADLPFPSLRDALAKAGQDIPERAQDYSLTGVPGYEGRLVLAAIPYLMHDRPFVQGITVSAEIGAEIAKGMTAGRVRRQA; this is encoded by the coding sequence GTGGGCCGTATAGCGATTGTCGGTACTGGTCCAACAGGCATTTATGCTTTCCAAAGGCTACTGGAGGCGGCGCCCGAAGGAGAGATAACCCTGTTCGAAAAGGGCGAGAAGATCGGCCTCGGCATGCCCTATTCGCCGGAAGTCTCAAGCAAATCGATGCTGGCAAACATAGCCAGTATCGAGATCCCACCCATCACCACCACCTACCTTGACTGGCTTGAGGATCAGCCGGAATCCCTTTTGCGATCATACGGCGTTGATCCGGACGTCCTTGACGAACGGCACTTCACCCCGCGGCTTCTGTTGGGAGAGTACTTTCAGGACCAGCTTTTGGTGCTGGTTGATCAGGCTCTGGCCAGTGGAATGCAGGTGGAGATTCATGAGCAAACCGAGGTGGTTGATGTCACCGCCGAAGATGGCGCCCTGTTTGTGACCACCGCAGACGGATCAGTGGAAGGGCCCTTCGAACGGGTGATACTGGCAACTGGCCATGACTTCCCAGACGCGGACGAAGCGACCCGCAGCTATTTCCCAAGCCCTTGGTCTGGGCTGATTGACGCCGAGGTGCCTGCGGTTCGAGTGGGGGTTATGGGCACGTCGCTGAGTTCCATTGACGCGGCCATGGCCGTGGCCAATCAACATGGCCGGTTTCGGCGCAAGGGCGGTGCCCTGTCCTTTGAAACCGAGGCAAAGGGCCTGCATATCACGCTGATGTCATGGACGGGCGTGCTGCCCGAAGCTGACTTCTATTGTCCACTTCCCTACGAACCCCTTCAAATCATGACCGAAGCTGCGGTGGCGGACTGCGCCGCGCAAGCCCGCCCGCTGGATGCGTTGTTCGAGTTGATGCGGGCCGAGATAACTCTTTCCGACCCGGGTTATGCCGAACGGATTGGCCTTGCAGGCCTGACGGCCGACACTTTCGCCGCCGCCTACTTTGCCGCGCGCGAGGTGCAGGACCCGTTCCGCTGGGCGCGGAAGAACCTGGAAGAGGTCGAACACAACAAGGCACACCGCATCACGGTGCCATGGCGCTATGCGCTCTTACGAATGCACGAGACGGTTGAGGCGATTGTGCCCGATCTCAGCACCAGCGAGCGGCAACGGTTCGATGACGGGTTGAAAACCGTTTTCGTCGACAACTACGCCGCCGTCCCGTCCGAATCCATTCGCCGCCTCCTCGCCCTGCACGATGCCGGCGTCTTGTCGATCCTTGCTTTGGGAAAGGATTACGATCTGGACAGGCAGACTGACCGGACGGTGATCCGAACTCAGTCCGAGACCCATGTTTTCGATGTGTTCATTGACGCGCGTGGCCAGAAGGCACTGACCAGCGCCGACCTGCCCTTCCCGTCCCTGCGCGATGCCTTGGCCAAAGCGGGGCAGGACATCCCTGAACGCGCGCAGGACTACAGTCTGACAGGAGTTCCCGGCTACGAAGGGCGTCTGGTGCTGGCCGCTATCCCATACCTGATGCACGACCGCCCGTTCGTCCAGGGCATCACCGTCAGCGCCGAAATCGGTGCTGAAATCGCCAAGGGCATGACCGCTGGCCGGGTGAGACGTCAGGCATAG
- a CDS encoding TonB-dependent receptor domain-containing protein: MASPSADPSLEGATMSIRLPAPRACLLSTVTILALGASPAAAQDQAEGVFQMLGRIIFGTGTARVAIDTPQAVTALEQEDLDRKQAGSIGDILKGVPGAQAAGATSRPMGQAFNIRGIGNTEQTASEERIKVVVDGAPKFFEAYRLGSFFADPELFKRVEILRGPASSTLYGSGTIGGVVAFTTKDASDFLAEGETTALRFKGSYATNGEGTGIGVISAHRAGNAEFLAALNASTDNAMEDGSGTRLEAGDVETTSALLKGKWTLGDDGDQDLTLSFARTDGFLNDGPVDQTTGTAGFGTHDLSVLDDTLTATWHHGVAANDLIDLTVQLSYGKTDTSKRDFSLAFACAPGRSAVLCDSDYGYETTSLKIENLADLSTGAWENYLTTGLQLSRQERTATSIVGPLGFHPEGRDERLGLYAQGEFVWNDRLTLIPGLRVDFGDRTPSAATIAAGGTSVEDSALSAKLSMMYKLSDAVSVFGTLASTERMPTLDELYSAENGQTPSLNLEKEEARTVELGATFQREGLLADGDSLLLKTTFFHNDLTNLIISNTDAGAGAPRFANVRSAKIWGGELEASYDADWWFASMAYSNVKSRDGGTGRQLQDTPAANVALTLGAKLPDRGLTLGWKAYYYDGITNYTTGTDTVNAIGSSDSFDTHDLFVTWGPSTGVLEGFAVNLTVENVFDATYKPSLMRENAPGLNAKLSVSKSVTW, translated from the coding sequence ATGGCCAGCCCTTCCGCAGACCCAAGCCTTGAAGGGGCCACCATGTCGATCCGCCTGCCAGCACCACGCGCGTGCCTTCTTTCCACCGTGACAATCCTTGCGCTGGGCGCATCCCCAGCCGCCGCGCAGGATCAGGCCGAGGGCGTGTTCCAGATGCTGGGCCGGATCATCTTCGGTACCGGCACCGCAAGGGTGGCGATCGATACCCCGCAGGCGGTCACCGCGCTGGAGCAGGAAGACCTTGACCGCAAGCAGGCCGGCAGCATTGGCGACATCCTGAAAGGCGTGCCGGGGGCGCAGGCGGCGGGGGCCACCTCGCGCCCGATGGGTCAGGCGTTCAACATCCGGGGGATCGGCAACACGGAACAGACCGCCTCGGAGGAGCGTATCAAGGTGGTCGTCGACGGTGCGCCAAAGTTCTTCGAGGCTTATCGGCTGGGCAGCTTCTTCGCCGACCCTGAGCTTTTCAAGCGGGTGGAAATCCTGCGCGGCCCGGCCTCCAGCACGCTTTACGGATCGGGTACCATCGGCGGGGTCGTCGCCTTCACCACCAAGGACGCAAGCGACTTTCTGGCCGAGGGCGAAACAACGGCGCTGCGTTTCAAAGGCTCCTACGCGACAAACGGCGAAGGCACCGGCATTGGCGTGATTTCCGCCCACCGCGCGGGCAATGCCGAGTTTCTTGCAGCGCTCAACGCATCCACCGACAACGCGATGGAGGATGGCAGTGGCACCCGGCTGGAGGCGGGGGATGTCGAGACCACCTCGGCGCTGTTGAAGGGCAAGTGGACATTGGGCGACGATGGGGATCAGGACCTGACCCTGTCCTTCGCCCGCACCGATGGCTTCCTGAACGATGGTCCGGTCGACCAGACCACCGGTACGGCGGGCTTCGGCACGCATGATCTTTCGGTCCTTGATGACACGCTGACCGCCACCTGGCACCACGGTGTGGCCGCGAACGACCTTATCGACCTGACGGTGCAGCTTTCCTACGGCAAGACCGATACCTCCAAGCGCGACTTCTCGCTTGCCTTTGCCTGCGCGCCCGGTCGCAGCGCGGTGCTGTGCGACAGCGATTACGGCTATGAGACGACAAGCCTGAAGATCGAAAACCTGGCCGACCTCTCGACCGGCGCCTGGGAGAATTACCTGACCACCGGCCTGCAGCTTTCGCGGCAGGAACGGACTGCGACGTCAATCGTCGGCCCGCTGGGGTTCCACCCGGAAGGCAGGGACGAAAGGCTTGGGCTTTACGCGCAGGGCGAATTCGTCTGGAACGACCGGTTGACCTTGATCCCGGGCCTGCGCGTGGATTTCGGTGACCGGACACCTTCCGCCGCCACGATTGCCGCCGGCGGCACTTCGGTCGAGGACAGCGCCCTGTCGGCCAAGTTGTCCATGATGTACAAGCTTTCGGATGCCGTCTCGGTCTTCGGCACGCTGGCCAGCACCGAACGGATGCCAACGCTGGACGAGCTTTACTCGGCCGAGAACGGCCAGACCCCCAGCCTCAACCTTGAAAAGGAAGAGGCCCGGACGGTCGAACTGGGGGCCACCTTCCAGCGCGAGGGGCTTTTGGCCGACGGGGACAGTCTGCTTCTCAAGACCACCTTCTTCCACAATGACCTGACCAACCTCATCATCTCCAACACCGACGCCGGTGCAGGCGCCCCCCGCTTCGCCAACGTCCGCAGCGCCAAGATCTGGGGTGGCGAACTTGAAGCCTCCTACGACGCGGATTGGTGGTTCGCCAGCATGGCCTACAGCAATGTCAAATCGCGAGACGGCGGAACCGGGCGTCAGCTGCAGGACACACCGGCTGCGAACGTGGCGCTGACCTTGGGGGCAAAGCTGCCGGACCGTGGCCTGACGCTGGGCTGGAAGGCCTATTACTACGACGGCATCACCAACTACACGACCGGCACCGACACCGTGAATGCGATCGGCTCGTCAGACAGCTTCGACACGCATGACCTTTTCGTCACCTGGGGGCCATCCACCGGCGTACTGGAGGGGTTCGCCGTCAACCTCACCGTCGAGAACGTGTTTGACGCGACCTACAAACCCAGCCTGATGCGGGAAAATGCGCCCGGTCTGAATGCGAAGCTTTCGGTCAGCAAGAGCGTCACATGGTAA
- a CDS encoding MFS transporter permease, whose amino-acid sequence MNLLRSAEQLLYEVVSWLVFYPLTFWRCIMRPLAMIAYAEKELTRPPEDQFANNLSPPIFLFLTLMLAHTVQTSVFHNAAVFEGVLADQRNLLILRAVAFSLFPLFLGLQHVRLSEQTLSRKTLRPMFYAQCYVTVPFVLAADVAIMLGNAKFSWAEPVAAAVFLVGLIWYATALTRGFKVHRNTTTVKAIGQTILAILVGAVCFIGTFLLSLLSGSVTTVAS is encoded by the coding sequence ATGAACCTTCTCCGCTCGGCGGAACAGCTGCTTTACGAGGTCGTGTCCTGGCTCGTTTTCTACCCCCTGACCTTCTGGCGCTGCATCATGCGCCCGCTTGCCATGATCGCCTACGCCGAGAAGGAGCTGACCCGCCCGCCTGAAGATCAATTCGCCAACAACCTTAGCCCGCCGATTTTTCTATTCCTGACACTGATGCTTGCGCATACGGTCCAGACCAGCGTGTTCCACAATGCCGCGGTCTTCGAAGGTGTGCTGGCGGATCAGCGCAATCTACTGATCCTGCGCGCTGTCGCCTTCAGCCTCTTCCCGCTTTTTCTGGGGTTGCAGCACGTTCGGCTGTCCGAACAAACCCTAAGCCGCAAGACTTTACGACCGATGTTCTATGCCCAATGCTATGTCACTGTGCCGTTCGTGCTTGCGGCGGACGTCGCAATCATGTTGGGAAATGCCAAGTTTTCGTGGGCAGAACCTGTAGCGGCAGCCGTGTTTCTGGTCGGGCTGATCTGGTACGCCACTGCACTTACACGCGGCTTCAAGGTTCATCGCAATACGACGACGGTAAAGGCGATCGGTCAGACGATCCTGGCCATCCTCGTCGGCGCGGTATGCTTCATCGGAACTTTCCTGTTGTCCCTGCTCAGCGGGTCGGTGACAACAGTAGCCAGTTGA
- the exbD gene encoding TonB system transport protein ExbD encodes MALRLGDDDELSEINVTPFIDVILVLLIVFMVAAPLSTVDVPVNLPGSAATATDRPENPVWLTLTAERSLLLDQKPVAAGALGPMLDARTAGDRETPIFLRADRTIDYGALMALLDALRGAGYLKVALVGLDGAP; translated from the coding sequence ATGGCGCTACGGCTGGGCGATGACGACGAGTTGAGCGAGATCAACGTCACACCGTTCATCGACGTGATCCTTGTCCTTCTGATCGTGTTCATGGTGGCGGCCCCTTTGTCCACTGTCGATGTCCCTGTGAACCTGCCCGGGTCCGCCGCCACCGCGACCGACCGGCCGGAAAATCCGGTGTGGCTGACGCTGACGGCCGAGCGCAGCCTTCTGCTGGACCAAAAGCCAGTCGCTGCCGGGGCGCTTGGCCCGATGCTGGACGCCCGCACAGCTGGGGACCGCGAAACGCCGATCTTCCTGCGGGCCGACCGCACAATCGACTATGGGGCGCTGATGGCCTTGCTAGATGCGCTGCGGGGGGCCGGTTACCTGAAGGTTGCGCTGGTCGGATTGGACGGCGCGCCGTGA
- a CDS encoding CPBP family intramembrane glutamic endopeptidase, protein MTETPDYPYYAGEPTLLGARQWLILMAALALGFAGLVLIPLGTFPLDLVPALLFLGIPLLALRWVAGPHWAALFRPVGFRQVGQMVLFAVLTLAGSMAVALILKQFVSFSDNPVSLQVGEMTALELAGRLIPTIPQLIGEELFGILPFLAVLWLCITRLGLSRRTGIAIALVISALIFGAAHLPTYDWNFGQALIGIGSARIFLTLAFIATRNLWVSSGAHILNDWTGFLFAFALGHAPIDTES, encoded by the coding sequence GTGACCGAGACCCCCGATTATCCATACTATGCTGGTGAGCCCACTTTACTGGGCGCAAGGCAATGGCTGATCCTGATGGCCGCTTTGGCGCTGGGATTTGCTGGCTTGGTCCTGATCCCTTTGGGAACCTTCCCACTTGATCTTGTCCCGGCGCTTTTGTTCCTGGGCATACCCCTTTTGGCACTGCGGTGGGTGGCGGGCCCGCACTGGGCCGCCCTTTTCCGTCCGGTGGGGTTTCGTCAGGTCGGGCAGATGGTGCTTTTCGCTGTGCTGACGCTTGCGGGCTCCATGGCGGTGGCGCTTATCCTCAAGCAATTCGTCAGTTTCAGCGACAATCCGGTGTCATTGCAGGTCGGCGAGATGACGGCCCTGGAGCTTGCCGGGCGCCTGATCCCGACCATTCCGCAACTGATCGGAGAAGAATTGTTCGGCATACTGCCGTTCCTTGCGGTCCTGTGGCTGTGCATCACGCGTCTCGGTCTGTCGCGCCGCACCGGGATCGCGATTGCTTTGGTGATTTCGGCACTGATCTTCGGTGCGGCGCATTTGCCGACCTATGACTGGAACTTTGGCCAGGCACTGATCGGGATTGGATCAGCCAGGATTTTCCTGACCCTTGCCTTCATTGCTACGCGAAATCTCTGGGTTTCGTCCGGCGCGCATATCCTGAACGACTGGACCGGGTTCCTGTTTGCCTTCGCTCTCGGCCATGCCCCGATCGACACGGAGAGCTGA